In Syntrophorhabdaceae bacterium, a genomic segment contains:
- a CDS encoding DUF6125 family protein, whose amino-acid sequence MRAENKEVMENNIQKYLEFVLWHYKVIDGFWFLAVSEAVGKEKAEEIVEVVWKNGAKLAARETIKRFGIEEKGLTGFIKALKLFPMATVVGYVFEEKHDEVILTVPNCTAQQARLRHGLGEFVCKPMHFALFEAFAKEIDSRIEVKCHFAPPDPHPEHLFCKWSFTLKEDYECR is encoded by the coding sequence ATGAGAGCTGAAAACAAAGAAGTAATGGAAAATAATATCCAGAAATATCTCGAATTTGTCCTCTGGCATTACAAAGTTATCGATGGTTTCTGGTTTCTTGCTGTATCAGAAGCAGTAGGCAAGGAAAAAGCAGAGGAGATTGTTGAAGTCGTCTGGAAAAATGGTGCAAAATTGGCAGCAAGAGAAACTATCAAACGTTTTGGAATTGAGGAAAAGGGTTTAACAGGCTTTATCAAAGCGCTTAAATTATTTCCTATGGCAACTGTGGTTGGGTATGTGTTTGAAGAAAAACATGATGAGGTTATTTTGACTGTTCCCAATTGCACTGCCCAGCAGGCACGCTTAAGGCATGGGCTTGGCGAATTTGTTTGCAAGCCCATGCATTTTGCCTTATTTGAAGCCTTTGCAAAAGAGATAGATTCTCGTATAGAGGTAAAGTGTCATTTTGCACCACCTGATCCCCATCCAGAACACCTATTTTGCAAGTGGAGCTTTACATTAAAAGAAGACTACGAGTGCAGATAA
- a CDS encoding long-chain-fatty-acid--CoA ligase → MIIGDLPVLCARRYPNKDAFIYEDKRITFFEFNNRVNKLSNAILNLGLKPGNKVAILSKNSPEMVEVCFAASKTGMIFVPLNFRLVPVELKFVINDAEIDLLFVGEAFKKEIEEIKGEISVLHLIQMDMEYEPFIASSSADEPSVAVKPDDIFAIFYTSGTTGGPKGVMLSHNNFLAGVINNTIAYRLGPSDVCLHVQPFYHTMQMNMVLCQFYISGTNVIMNNFDGHEFWKAVDKYGITHITLVYTGLVMILDALEEGGYKIGALKSYAIGGQTTPLPVLERALKLLGPGILFVVYGLTEASPLLTYLPKEDVALDGVGLKRLASVGKELFSCHVRVVDKDGKDVKPGEMGEIIARGPNVMVGYWKRPEETEKTLEGGWLHTGDMATVDEEGYIYVVDRKKDLIISGGENISPHEIEDVLHLHSAVQECAAIGVPDEKWGEQVKAIVVLKKDAQATEKELIDFCSERLARYKLPKSVDFVNALPKDPVGKIQKKILRDQYWK, encoded by the coding sequence ATGATTATAGGAGATCTTCCCGTATTATGTGCGCGCCGTTATCCAAACAAAGATGCCTTTATATATGAGGATAAAAGAATCACGTTTTTTGAATTTAATAATCGAGTAAATAAACTTTCGAACGCCATTCTCAATTTAGGACTTAAACCGGGTAATAAAGTAGCTATTTTAAGTAAAAATAGCCCTGAAATGGTGGAAGTCTGTTTTGCTGCATCTAAAACAGGCATGATCTTCGTGCCTCTTAATTTTAGACTTGTTCCTGTTGAGCTGAAGTTTGTCATAAATGATGCAGAGATAGATTTATTGTTTGTTGGAGAGGCATTTAAGAAGGAGATCGAAGAGATCAAAGGTGAAATATCAGTTTTACATTTAATTCAAATGGATATGGAATATGAGCCATTTATTGCATCATCCAGCGCAGATGAGCCATCAGTGGCTGTCAAGCCTGATGATATATTCGCAATCTTTTATACAAGCGGCACCACTGGTGGGCCAAAAGGTGTGATGCTTTCACATAATAATTTTCTTGCCGGTGTAATAAATAACACCATTGCTTACAGATTGGGTCCTTCAGATGTTTGCCTACATGTTCAGCCTTTTTACCACACCATGCAGATGAATATGGTATTATGCCAATTTTATATAAGCGGGACAAACGTAATCATGAATAATTTTGATGGTCATGAATTCTGGAAAGCAGTGGATAAATATGGAATTACGCACATTACCCTTGTCTATACAGGGCTTGTTATGATATTAGATGCCCTTGAAGAGGGTGGATATAAAATAGGCGCTTTAAAGAGCTATGCCATAGGGGGACAAACAACCCCTCTGCCTGTTCTTGAACGCGCTTTGAAATTATTAGGTCCTGGAATCTTGTTTGTAGTCTATGGACTTACCGAGGCTTCACCCCTTTTGACATATCTACCTAAAGAAGATGTAGCATTGGATGGTGTGGGTTTAAAGCGTCTTGCATCAGTAGGAAAAGAGCTTTTCAGTTGCCATGTCCGTGTTGTCGATAAAGATGGAAAAGATGTAAAACCGGGAGAGATGGGAGAGATCATTGCAAGAGGACCCAATGTGATGGTGGGATACTGGAAGCGTCCAGAAGAAACAGAAAAGACCCTTGAAGGAGGATGGTTACACACAGGAGACATGGCAACAGTAGATGAAGAAGGTTACATTTATGTTGTTGATAGAAAAAAAGATCTCATTATAAGCGGAGGAGAAAACATTTCTCCCCATGAGATAGAGGATGTCCTTCATCTTCACTCTGCAGTCCAAGAGTGCGCAGCCATTGGTGTCCCGGACGAAAAATGGGGTGAGCAGGTAAAGGCTATTGTGGTGCTTAAAAAGGATGCGCAGGCAACAGAAAAGGAATTGATTGATTTTTGTTCAGAGCGCCTTGCCAGATACAAACTGCCAAAATCTGTTGATTTTGTTAATGCATTGCCAAAAGACCCTGTCGGCAAGATACAGAAGAAGATATTAAGGGATCAATACTGGAAGTAG
- a CDS encoding ABC transporter ATP-binding protein, translated as MMLRAEGLNAGYGKVQVLKDITIEVHEGEIVCLVGANGAGKTTLLKVISGIIPVFSGKVYFRGKELTNRKPEYIVKEGISHVPEGRQIFGSLTVKQNLFLGTYVHSMKKPEMDRLFKFVFELFPVLEKRLSQKAGTMSGGEQQMLAIARGLMSMPRLLLLDEPSLGLAPLVVENIMSVIKNLRSTGISILLVEQNVTAALRISDRAYIIETGKIASEGMAEEMLNNEDVKKCYLGM; from the coding sequence ATGATGTTACGAGCAGAAGGATTAAATGCTGGTTATGGCAAGGTTCAGGTTTTAAAAGATATTACAATAGAAGTGCATGAGGGAGAGATTGTATGCCTTGTAGGCGCTAATGGTGCAGGCAAGACAACATTACTTAAGGTTATATCAGGGATAATTCCAGTTTTTAGCGGAAAAGTCTATTTTAGAGGTAAAGAGTTAACCAATCGTAAACCAGAATATATTGTTAAGGAAGGTATAAGCCATGTGCCAGAAGGTAGACAGATTTTTGGGTCATTGACAGTTAAACAGAATCTTTTTCTTGGCACTTATGTCCATTCTATGAAAAAGCCTGAGATGGATAGGCTTTTTAAGTTTGTCTTTGAATTATTCCCTGTCCTTGAAAAAAGGCTTTCTCAAAAAGCAGGGACCATGAGTGGAGGTGAGCAGCAGATGCTTGCCATTGCCAGAGGACTAATGTCCATGCCGAGATTATTACTTCTTGATGAGCCATCACTGGGGCTTGCCCCGCTTGTTGTTGAAAATATTATGTCTGTCATAAAGAATCTGCGCTCAACAGGCATTTCCATACTTCTTGTTGAACAAAATGTAACAGCAGCCTTAAGGATTTCAGATAGGGCATATATCATTGAGACAGGGAAAATAGCGTCAGAAGGCATGGCAGAAGAGATGCTGAATAATGAGGATGTAAAAAAATGTTACTTAGGAATGTAG
- a CDS encoding ABC transporter ATP-binding protein — protein sequence MMVQNSDILNIENITKTFEGVRALENVDFRVKKGQIKALIGPNGAGKTTLLNVTSGLLKPDNGSIYMNGQKISGMTPDKIAFLGISRTFQLVRLFTINNATVLDNVLLGAHKQLKPDIIGTIFRRGSLNKKEREVKDKALEILRFVGLEGKEKFLPGALSFGNQRLLELARSLMTEPQMLLLDEPASGLNDAEVDGFIKLLLNIRDRGITILLVEHNMKVVMNIADDIVVLDFGKKLAEGTPSQICANQQVIEAYLGTYGSAQECV from the coding sequence ATGATGGTCCAAAACTCAGATATACTTAATATAGAGAACATAACAAAGACCTTTGAAGGCGTCCGTGCCCTGGAAAATGTAGACTTTAGGGTAAAAAAGGGACAAATCAAAGCATTGATAGGGCCTAATGGCGCAGGCAAGACAACACTACTCAATGTTACAAGCGGGCTTTTAAAACCAGATAATGGTTCCATATATATGAATGGGCAAAAAATTTCAGGTATGACGCCTGATAAGATTGCTTTTCTTGGTATATCCCGCACATTTCAGCTTGTAAGGCTTTTTACGATAAATAACGCTACTGTTCTGGATAATGTCCTTCTTGGTGCTCATAAACAATTAAAGCCCGACATAATTGGGACAATATTTCGAAGAGGATCGCTTAATAAAAAAGAAAGAGAGGTAAAAGATAAGGCATTGGAGATTTTACGTTTTGTCGGGCTTGAGGGTAAGGAAAAGTTTCTGCCAGGAGCCCTTTCTTTTGGAAATCAAAGATTGCTTGAACTTGCCCGTTCTTTGATGACAGAACCTCAGATGCTTTTGCTTGATGAGCCTGCCTCAGGTCTAAATGATGCAGAGGTAGATGGTTTTATTAAACTGCTTCTAAACATCAGAGATAGAGGCATTACCATACTCCTTGTAGAGCATAATATGAAGGTGGTCATGAATATAGCAGATGATATAGTTGTTCTTGATTTTGGAAAGAAACTGGCTGAAGGAACACCATCTCAAATATGTGCCAATCAACAGGTTATAGAAGCATACCTTGGAACATATGGCAGTGCACAGGAATGTGTATAG
- a CDS encoding branched-chain amino acid ABC transporter permease — protein sequence MNALKRYWWLFLILFVIVYPLTFGDSPYKTGILVFVGIYIMLAVGLDLLMGYGGQISVGHAAFFAIGAYTSGIMTARYGIPPMIAMTSGMFISAVLAWATGRPVLALKEYYLAMATLAFNEIIFTLIIGLEKFTGGASGLRDIPPFSVFGFSFENHILYYYFVWFVVFLVIASSIAVVKSPFGRTLIAIHSDEQAARHFGINSPKYKTSVFILAAIYASLAGSLYSHYMGFIAPDDFGVMTSINILVMLFLGGIGTIYGPVLGAAFLKILPEITYQFQDYELLINGIILIVVLVFMPKGLYGVLISLGKFIFRRAR from the coding sequence ATGAATGCATTGAAAAGATATTGGTGGTTATTTTTAATTTTATTTGTCATAGTATACCCTCTCACCTTTGGGGACTCACCATACAAGACCGGTATACTTGTGTTTGTGGGTATATACATAATGCTTGCGGTAGGTTTGGACCTGCTCATGGGTTATGGAGGTCAGATATCTGTTGGTCATGCTGCTTTTTTTGCCATAGGGGCATATACTTCAGGAATTATGACAGCACGATATGGTATACCACCCATGATTGCCATGACAAGTGGTATGTTTATAAGTGCAGTCCTTGCCTGGGCAACAGGCAGACCTGTTCTTGCCCTTAAAGAATACTATCTTGCCATGGCAACCCTTGCCTTTAATGAGATTATATTTACCCTTATTATTGGATTAGAAAAATTCACAGGCGGGGCATCAGGTCTCAGGGATATACCACCTTTCAGCGTCTTTGGGTTTTCATTCGAAAACCATATACTCTATTACTATTTTGTTTGGTTTGTGGTTTTTCTTGTAATAGCCAGCAGCATCGCTGTTGTAAAATCACCTTTTGGGAGAACCCTCATTGCCATACATAGCGATGAACAGGCTGCCAGGCATTTTGGCATTAACAGTCCAAAATACAAAACGAGTGTATTTATCCTTGCTGCTATATATGCTTCTCTTGCAGGGTCTCTTTATTCCCATTATATGGGCTTTATTGCACCAGATGATTTCGGTGTCATGACCTCTATTAATATACTTGTTATGCTTTTTCTGGGAGGTATAGGAACAATTTACGGTCCTGTGCTGGGTGCTGCATTTTTAAAGATCCTTCCAGAGATAACCTATCAGTTCCAGGATTATGAACTACTTATAAACGGTATAATTTTAATAGTTGTCTTGGTATTTATGCCAAAAGGGCTTTATGGAGTATTGATTAGTTTAGGAAAATTTATTTTTAGAAGGGCAAGATGA
- a CDS encoding branched-chain amino acid ABC transporter permease, with amino-acid sequence MNDISHFIQFFFSGITTGSIYALIAVSLVIVYKVSQLICFAQGEFFVFGALIMTTLTQKGVPMPLAFALAIFIAVCMGAIIQQALIRPIQGSSVGALIVMTIAISIALRGLALIVWGRESHILQPFTQGEPLHILGASLQLQVLWIFGITVIVLLMIWYFFEKTSLGIAMRACAENALGARLMGINVLKAELFAWAWGAGIGALAGAVVAPLLFMQYTSGVMPMVKGFIAMSIGGLNNIAGSVMAGFLLGLVESYTIGTISSKFSDTIVFILLMVVLIFKPTGLFSKS; translated from the coding sequence ATGAATGATATCTCCCATTTCATCCAGTTTTTTTTCAGTGGCATAACAACAGGAAGCATATATGCCCTAATTGCCGTTAGTCTCGTGATAGTTTATAAGGTTTCGCAGTTGATATGTTTTGCCCAGGGTGAGTTTTTTGTCTTCGGTGCACTTATTATGACAACCTTGACACAAAAGGGAGTGCCTATGCCTCTTGCCTTTGCCCTTGCCATATTTATTGCCGTATGTATGGGTGCAATTATTCAGCAGGCTCTCATAAGGCCCATACAGGGTTCTTCCGTAGGTGCATTGATTGTAATGACCATAGCTATATCTATTGCCTTAAGGGGTCTTGCCCTGATTGTGTGGGGAAGGGAATCACATATTTTACAACCTTTTACACAGGGAGAACCTCTACATATCTTAGGAGCGTCACTTCAATTGCAAGTCCTCTGGATTTTTGGAATAACCGTAATTGTCCTTTTGATGATCTGGTATTTCTTTGAGAAAACATCTCTTGGGATTGCCATGAGGGCATGTGCTGAGAATGCGCTTGGGGCAAGACTTATGGGAATTAATGTGCTTAAGGCAGAACTTTTTGCATGGGCTTGGGGTGCAGGTATAGGCGCCCTTGCCGGGGCAGTTGTGGCACCGCTTCTTTTCATGCAATATACAAGCGGTGTAATGCCCATGGTGAAGGGATTTATTGCCATGTCCATAGGCGGACTAAACAACATTGCCGGGTCTGTTATGGCCGGTTTTCTCCTTGGCCTTGTTGAGTCCTATACAATAGGAACTATATCATCTAAGTTTTCAGATACAATAGTTTTTATCCTTTTAATGGTTGTTTTGATATTTAAACCAACAGGGCTTTTCAGTAAATCATAG
- a CDS encoding ABC transporter substrate-binding protein: MRKLAFFIVSVFFIMLVIPQMALAQSQKTYKIGGIFSLTGYLSWLGEYKKKAAELKVGIINKAGGINGVPLELISYDDMSSPEQASKVAQRLISKDNVVAMTGTASVPISGAVASMANRYKIPTIINSGYAVDTSKDPYLFNTSHKTDFAVITAFRYFHKKGITKLALLMPIGPLGELGSSVARKYASEYNVTIIGEEKFDVKSPDVTTQLAKIRTMNPQAIFSFTTGEPAALIARNMEQLNIKVPFLVSHGNANPGFLKLVANIKTEMLVPSGKVMKPEALLDSDPTKKIIIDFNKSHLEKYKEPANYFSAELADAIDLIAEGLKVVGKADPIKLRDAIENIKNFPAMQGVYNFTAKDHHGTKPDDMILLTIKAGKWELPK; the protein is encoded by the coding sequence ATGAGAAAACTTGCTTTTTTTATTGTTTCAGTCTTTTTTATTATGCTTGTAATACCTCAAATGGCTCTTGCACAATCTCAAAAAACATATAAAATAGGCGGAATATTTTCCCTAACAGGATATCTCTCATGGCTTGGTGAGTATAAAAAGAAGGCTGCAGAACTAAAGGTAGGGATTATAAACAAGGCAGGAGGTATAAATGGTGTTCCATTAGAACTAATATCATATGATGACATGTCTTCTCCTGAACAGGCCTCAAAGGTTGCCCAGAGACTCATATCCAAAGATAATGTGGTGGCTATGACTGGAACTGCATCGGTGCCCATTTCAGGAGCAGTTGCGTCTATGGCAAATAGATATAAAATACCTACGATAATAAACTCTGGCTATGCTGTAGATACATCGAAAGACCCATATCTCTTCAATACATCTCATAAGACAGATTTTGCCGTTATTACAGCCTTTAGATATTTTCATAAAAAAGGTATAACAAAACTTGCACTCCTTATGCCTATAGGTCCCCTTGGAGAACTGGGCTCCAGTGTAGCAAGAAAATATGCCAGTGAGTATAATGTTACAATTATTGGAGAGGAAAAATTCGATGTAAAATCCCCAGACGTTACTACACAGCTTGCAAAGATAAGGACAATGAATCCCCAGGCGATCTTTTCCTTTACCACTGGCGAGCCTGCTGCATTAATTGCTCGTAATATGGAGCAATTAAACATTAAGGTGCCTTTTCTTGTGTCTCATGGCAATGCAAACCCTGGTTTCCTCAAGCTTGTGGCAAATATTAAAACAGAAATGCTTGTTCCATCTGGAAAGGTCATGAAGCCAGAAGCACTTTTAGACAGCGACCCTACTAAAAAGATTATAATTGATTTTAATAAGAGCCATCTGGAAAAGTATAAAGAACCTGCAAATTATTTTTCTGCAGAACTGGCAGATGCCATAGATCTGATCGCAGAAGGACTTAAAGTGGTAGGCAAGGCAGATCCTATAAAACTTCGTGATGCCATAGAAAATATAAAAAACTTTCCAGCCATGCAGGGGGTTTATAATTTCACTGCAAAAGACCATCATGGGACAAAACCAGATGATATGATTCTTCTCACCATTAAGGCAGGAAAATGGGAATTACCTAAATAA
- a CDS encoding sigma 54-interacting transcriptional regulator yields the protein MKVAKEIDKVKTPGITSILKIPEKRKERDALSALKMEKRKDVDKLLKKINELEELNRDLIGMIEHSYDGLAIIDGESKLILLNPSFERVMGLKNEEIIGRKTRELVEEGVSDTAASLKVLETGKAQTVIINTKSGRQVLSTGVPVFDRDGKIVRIYCNLRDITELNVLKQKYEESQKLLSKYLAELHDVKQLHTMRTQFIAHSKHMSQIIETAFRVARVDATVLVLGESGVGKELIARIIHEASPRVETGAFIKINCGAIPGELLESELFGYESGAFTGASKEGKPGYFEIADKGTLFLDEIADMPLKLQVKLLSAIQDHEIIRLGGTKVKKINVRIIAATNKNLEKMVKEGTFREDLFYRLNVVPITIPPLRERKEDIPFLLIHYLEQYNEKYNIKKHLSKEIIERLINYNWPGNVRELANLMERLVVIANDEMLKPEHLPKKYLTDQEKVFIFDHPGTLREEVDRYELMLIEKVVSQTKTLEEAAHRLGISISTLTRRLRLLRNDSQK from the coding sequence ATGAAAGTTGCAAAAGAAATTGATAAAGTAAAGACCCCAGGGATTACCTCTATCCTTAAAATCCCTGAAAAAAGAAAAGAAAGAGATGCCCTAAGTGCCTTGAAGATGGAGAAGAGAAAAGACGTAGACAAACTTCTTAAAAAGATAAACGAACTGGAAGAATTAAACAGAGACCTTATAGGTATGATTGAACATTCCTATGATGGTCTTGCCATCATCGATGGTGAAAGCAAACTGATTCTTCTGAACCCTTCTTTTGAAAGGGTTATGGGACTGAAAAATGAAGAGATAATAGGGAGAAAAACAAGGGAACTCGTAGAGGAAGGTGTTTCGGACACTGCAGCATCATTGAAAGTCTTGGAAACAGGAAAAGCACAGACTGTGATTATAAATACCAAATCAGGCAGACAAGTGCTTAGCACAGGTGTCCCTGTATTTGACCGTGACGGCAAAATCGTGAGAATATATTGTAATCTTAGAGATATTACTGAGCTTAATGTTTTAAAGCAAAAATATGAAGAATCGCAGAAATTACTATCCAAATATCTTGCAGAACTCCACGATGTAAAACAGCTTCACACCATGAGAACTCAATTTATTGCCCATAGTAAACATATGAGCCAGATTATAGAGACTGCCTTCAGGGTTGCAAGGGTTGACGCAACTGTGCTGGTGCTTGGTGAATCTGGCGTTGGAAAAGAGCTTATAGCAAGGATTATCCACGAGGCAAGTCCCAGAGTTGAAACAGGTGCATTCATAAAGATAAACTGCGGGGCTATTCCTGGGGAACTTCTTGAATCGGAACTTTTTGGCTATGAATCAGGTGCATTTACCGGTGCAAGCAAAGAAGGTAAACCTGGGTATTTTGAAATTGCAGATAAAGGGACATTGTTCCTTGATGAGATAGCAGACATGCCTCTGAAACTTCAAGTAAAACTTTTATCAGCTATACAGGATCACGAAATAATCCGACTTGGCGGGACAAAAGTAAAAAAAATAAATGTAAGAATCATTGCTGCTACAAATAAAAACCTTGAAAAGATGGTAAAGGAAGGGACTTTTAGAGAAGATTTGTTTTATCGCCTAAATGTTGTACCGATAACAATCCCGCCTTTGAGAGAAAGAAAAGAAGACATACCATTCCTTCTTATCCACTATCTTGAGCAATATAACGAGAAATACAATATAAAAAAACACTTAAGCAAAGAAATAATAGAAAGGCTTATTAATTATAACTGGCCAGGAAATGTCCGAGAGCTTGCTAATCTTATGGAGAGACTGGTTGTAATAGCAAACGATGAGATGCTTAAACCTGAACATTTACCAAAAAAATATTTAACAGATCAGGAAAAGGTATTTATATTTGATCATCCAGGCACATTAAGGGAAGAGGTGGACAGATACGAACTGATGCTCATAGAAAAGGTTGTTTCTCAAACAAAAACCCTTGAAGAGGCTGCCCATAGACTCGGTATTAGCATATCTACTCTCACAAGAAGACTTCGTCTACTCAGAAATGATAGTCAAAAATGA
- a CDS encoding alpha/beta fold hydrolase, giving the protein MKRFAFILWLNIIFFLVSTHVSAEGELKYFELGNFTLENGSVIKDCKLGYRTYGRLNEDKTNAIFFPTWFAGTSEEIFRLGYIGPGKALNTERFFVITFDNIGNGVSSSPSNSTTQKEKDFPEFTLKDMLRAGHILITEHLKINKLHAIVGISMGGAQVFQWVISYPDLAKKAVSISGTTKMTSYDILFWQSEIKALTTAMDCINDGTVMHTIAPLHMLASKTPDYFVTKVKDSELPDMLKNMEKSLRLYNPYNWLWQLKAIMSHDVFKPFFGSEEKAAKEVRAKLFVITAEQDYMVNPEPSLRFARLTGAEMLKIKSECGHYSFMCDLATLQKAISIFLEKP; this is encoded by the coding sequence ATGAAAAGATTTGCTTTTATCCTATGGTTAAATATAATCTTCTTTCTCGTCTCCACACATGTTTCTGCAGAAGGTGAACTTAAATACTTTGAATTGGGAAATTTTACCCTGGAAAATGGTTCAGTTATAAAAGATTGTAAGTTAGGGTATAGGACATACGGAAGACTAAATGAAGATAAAACCAATGCCATATTCTTTCCCACATGGTTTGCAGGGACATCAGAAGAGATATTCAGACTTGGTTATATAGGTCCTGGCAAGGCTTTAAATACAGAAAGGTTTTTTGTTATAACCTTTGATAATATAGGAAATGGTGTCTCTTCTTCCCCATCTAACAGCACTACTCAAAAAGAAAAAGACTTCCCAGAATTCACCTTAAAGGATATGTTGAGGGCAGGACATATACTTATCACAGAGCATCTTAAAATAAACAAACTCCATGCAATTGTAGGTATATCTATGGGAGGCGCTCAGGTATTTCAATGGGTCATCTCATATCCTGATTTGGCAAAAAAAGCCGTCTCCATATCAGGGACAACAAAGATGACATCTTATGATATCCTTTTTTGGCAATCAGAGATTAAGGCATTGACTACTGCCATGGATTGTATAAATGATGGAACTGTAATGCATACAATAGCACCACTACACATGCTTGCCTCAAAGACCCCTGATTATTTTGTAACAAAAGTAAAAGACAGCGAATTGCCTGATATGCTCAAAAATATGGAAAAATCCTTAAGACTTTATAATCCATATAACTGGTTGTGGCAGTTAAAGGCCATAATGTCACACGATGTTTTCAAACCCTTCTTTGGGTCAGAGGAAAAGGCAGCAAAGGAGGTACGTGCTAAACTGTTTGTTATAACAGCAGAACAAGATTATATGGTCAATCCTGAACCAAGCTTAAGATTTGCCCGCCTAACAGGAGCAGAGATGTTAAAGATTAAAAGCGAATGCGGACATTACTCTTTTATGTGTGATTTAGCCACATTGCAGAAAGCCATATCAATTTTTCTTGAAAAACCTTAG